The genomic region TTAAAAAAACGGAAACCACGCATGCCGAAACGCAGCTTGCAGGAATGGCCGCCACAACATGACGTTGTCGCGGCCGTTGATCTGGGTTCCAACTCGTTTCACATGACCATTGCGAAAGTGATCGATGGCGGCCTGCTGACCATTGGCCGCTTGAAAGAGCGCGTGCAATTGGCCGCCGGGCTTTATGAAGACGATGTGTTGTCCGATGAAGCGATCATGCGCGGCGTTTCCTGCCTGCAAATGTTCGGTCAGCGCCTGAAAGGTATGCCACCAACCGCTGTGCGCGCGGTTGGCACCAACACCCTGCGCAAAGCGAAAAATGCCAGCACGTTCTTACAGCTCGGCAGTCAAGCCTTGGGCTTTCCGATTGAAGTCATCGCCGGAAAAGAAGAAGCGCGTCTGATTTACGCCGGTGTTGCGCACACCACCGCCGAGAAAGAGCGACGCCTGATTGTCGATATCGGCGGCGGCTCCACCGAAATCATTGTCGGCACCGGTTTTACCCCAGAAATTTTAAGCTCATTGCAAATGGGCTGCGTCGCGTTCGCCGGCAAGTTCTTCGAAGACGGGCAAATCAGCAAAAGCCGATTCAAGGAAGCACAAACCCAGTGCTACCTGGAGCTGCAAACCATCGAGCAGCAATACCGCCATATCGGCTGGAAAGCCAGCATCGGCTCCAGCGGCACCATTGTCTGCATCAGTGATGTGCTGCGCGCGCTCGGACATGAAGACGGCGTCATCAGTTTAAGCCGTTTATATCAACTCCGTGATTTGGTGCTGATGGCAAAAAATGCCAGTGAACTCAGCTTGCCAGGTTTAACCGAAGACCGCCGCTCGATATTTGCGCCGGGTCTTGCCATTCTGCTCAGTTGTTTTGAAATTCTCGGCATCATCGAAATGCGCGCCACCGATGCCGCACTGCGTGAAGGCCTGCTCTACGAATTGGTTGGCCGCTTCACCGATATGGATGTCCGCGAGCGCAGCATCTGGGGCCTCGTTACCCGCCATCAGCTCGATAAAGCACAAGCCGAGTTGGTGCGCGAAACCTGCGAAGACTTTTACCAGCGCGTTGCCGAAAGCTGGGCATTGGACGATCCAGAACTGCACGCGCTGTTGAATTGGTCGGCACTGGTGCACGAAATCGGCTTGGTCATTTCCTACGGCCAAATGCACAAACACGGCGCCTATATCCTTAGCCATAGCGATATCGACGGCTTCAGTCAGCAAGAAAAAGTACTGTTAGCCATTCTGGTGCGCGTCCATCGTCGCAAATTTGCGGTAGAAGAATTCAATAAGCTGCCAAAAAACCTGCGCGAAAAAGCCAAACGCTTGGCGCGCTTACTGCGCTTGTCGGTACTGCTCCATCATCGCCGCACACCCGACCCGCTACCAGAAATTGACATCGACGTTTACCAGGATGATATGCAACTGCATTTCCCTGATGGTTGGCTGGAGGAGCATAGTCTGGTCCGCGCCGATCTGGAGCAGGAACAGCATTACTTGAATATGGTTGGGTTTAATCTGAGTTGGGATTGAGTAGAACGAGAAAGCACTATTTGGTATTCAGTTAAATCGGAAGTCGGA from Permianibacter aggregans harbors:
- a CDS encoding Ppx/GppA phosphatase family protein — translated: MPKRSLQEWPPQHDVVAAVDLGSNSFHMTIAKVIDGGLLTIGRLKERVQLAAGLYEDDVLSDEAIMRGVSCLQMFGQRLKGMPPTAVRAVGTNTLRKAKNASTFLQLGSQALGFPIEVIAGKEEARLIYAGVAHTTAEKERRLIVDIGGGSTEIIVGTGFTPEILSSLQMGCVAFAGKFFEDGQISKSRFKEAQTQCYLELQTIEQQYRHIGWKASIGSSGTIVCISDVLRALGHEDGVISLSRLYQLRDLVLMAKNASELSLPGLTEDRRSIFAPGLAILLSCFEILGIIEMRATDAALREGLLYELVGRFTDMDVRERSIWGLVTRHQLDKAQAELVRETCEDFYQRVAESWALDDPELHALLNWSALVHEIGLVISYGQMHKHGAYILSHSDIDGFSQQEKVLLAILVRVHRRKFAVEEFNKLPKNLREKAKRLARLLRLSVLLHHRRTPDPLPEIDIDVYQDDMQLHFPDGWLEEHSLVRADLEQEQHYLNMVGFNLSWD